gctctgcagggcacctgctggcactgccaccaTGCTGGCACCACACCATGCACAGGAAGGGCCTccacagccctgggagcagaCCTGCCATGCCTTTCCCCCAACATGCCACCAcctcttgtgctgctgggcCTGCCCAGAGAAGTCCCTCCGGAGCCgctccatctcctcctgcagccggGAGATGCCACACTCAGCCTCGTGCAGGGTGCCACGCAGCTGTAGGTTCTCCTGGGCAGGGAAGAGGGACCCTACTGGGGCACAGCTCATATCACTGAGGAACCCCGGGGTGCCCCCGGCTGCAGGGACTCCCACCCAAAGACTGCCCAGCCCTACCTGGTTGATGTCCCCAAGGAGATGCCACAGCCACCCAGTGCCTGTCCCTGAGCCCTCCATGGATTCTTCCATCTCCTGGGGAGGGAGAAGCgccagctgcagccctgaaGTGCTGGGAAGTGCAGACACCCACTCCCCGTGCAGCCTGCAGTGCCCCAGTCAGGGACCCCACGACAGCTGCACCAGGAGTGACCAGACCCCAGTGCCActcaccctgcagtgctgtcctgtgtcctgcccactgcagcaggctAGTGGGCACAGGACCTGGCAGGAGCCCTGGCCACAGGAGTTCGTCTCTGCCTGAcaccagctctgcctggtgCATCTAGTGCTGTGTCCCTTGGTGCTGCCAGGCCCCATGGGGCCACCCAGCATGTTTGCCCTTTGGGTGGGGCAGGGGCCCTGGTAGGGCTGGCACTGTGCCCTCCTGGGCAGCTAGGCTGGGCCCCATGCTGTCCTGGCTTGCTCTGGTATCCCCACCAGTacctccacctgctgccttcagctctcCCTGGTTTCCTCTCCCACTGAGGCACTGGCAGGTACCAGGGGCTCCATCTGCCCATCGATCCACCCTGCTAGTGCTTTCCCCAGCCACAGAGAGCAGACGGGGTGCAGGGTGGTCTGGAGGTGCTGTGaccacagccccagggaaaGGGGCAGCTGATGTGGTGGGATGGGAAGAGACAggacaggagcagctggagccacGGCTGGGCATGGTGCCCACAGAGCCCACAGGACTCTATGTCCTGGTACTGTCCTCAGTGTCCTGGGGCAGGCCCTTGccagtccctgctgcccaggcaggtgcttGCCTGGGGctcctgcccctgtgctggcCCCGTTGCTGAACAGGCTGGAGCTCTGATGGCTCACAAGGCTGATGTACTGGTGCTGTGCCATCCCTGTGTTCTGGGCAGGACAGGGGGGCTTCTccaggggctgggggcactgACCATGGCTTGAACACACTTGGGGAGCCCTGGACCCCAGCGCAGTGCTCTCTGCTTTGCCACCTTCTCTCTGCCCTCCCTGTTCatcccccctctccccactcAAAGACACCTTTGCCCATGGGGTGCTGCGGGCAATTCCTTTCCTGGCTTCACCACCACAGCCTGTGTGTGGTCAGATGGTACAAGCTTGGCACAGGGTTTTATATAAAATGTATTCAAGGAATTATTTACAACAAGCACACCACCAGCAGGTGAGCAGAgacagccagggcagagccctgctcccCTGGCAGGCCCTAGGccagggcagctgggctggcagctggtgTGGTAGgagctgccttcctgcctggaGGGAGTCTGGCATCAGCTGATGCTGAGCACCCACCACCCCAGCTAGCTCCAGCTGGTCCCTTGGATggccccagctcagcacaggaccCATGTCCCTGGGAGCACCCACCTCCTGGGTCCCCCTTGATGCCACTATTTCCTGGGGCAGGAGGTCAGGGGACACCAGCAAGACCCTGCAGGGCCAGGGCACAGGCACAGAGCATGGCAGgaaccagccctggctgctgtctgGCACAGTCCATCCCAGCAAGGACTACGTGGAGACATTGATGCGCTGCGAAGCACGTCGTCGTCGCAGGACAcgcacagctgagctgctgcgaTGGTGCTGGGGGGAGCTGCGGAGGCAGAGgggactcagcagcagccagaggtaGAGCAGCACACAGGCCCAGCACGAGGACATCTTCACCCAGAAGGTTGACCAGCTGCCATGTGTGAAGGTGGTCTCCAGCACCACATTCTCGTAGCTGGAGGGAGAAGGATCCCAGTGCCAGCCGCTGGATCACCCCTATCCCAGCAGCTGCGTGTCCCTGGGCACATCCCACCGGTCACGGAGACCCCTCGCAGGGTGCTGATGTTGAGGAggtgacagtgctggaggtgatgctgctggcagggttgcagtccaggctggatggctgcacgagcaagagggaaggggagTAAGGAGGGCTGGGCAGTGGTGCAGACTATACCTGAACCAGTTGGTGAGGGTCATCATGACATAGAGTGATGCAAGGAAGAAGACAAAGTGAAAGGCTGAGTAGCTGTAGACCACCCGGTCTCGCTCATCCTGGACCATGCACTGTCCCCCATCCTTCTCCTCCACTTGTTCACGGGTTGGCTCGGTtcctgggaaagcagagagggagcagggtGGGTCCTGCcccccctgctcactgcacctCTGTGATGGGACACAGGCACCCAGTGTCTGCTCTGCACCCAcctctcagctcctcctccatcttctcagggcagcagaagcagcaggacggtttctgcagagacagcagtgtggTGGCACGtactgctggggcagggcaccCTGGCCCCATGGCTGCCACTGCTGGGCTGAGCCCTGACATAGGATCTGgccctgcctggtgctggggcCGCCTGGAACCATGGAGCTCACACGGGCAAGAATGCCCCAGGGGAACCCCACCCTCGTGCTTGGCTGGACAATCCTGCCCCAGTCCCTGGATGAGGGCTGGAAGCAGTGCGCCTGGGGTGCCCGTGGCAGGAGGacacagggcacagctgaggTGGGGCAGCTTCTGCACTTACTTTAAACTCGAAGCTGTAGACTTTGACCATCCAGAGTGGCCCAAAGATCTCAGCAAGGTAGGAGGCTTCATTGCTGTGCccagaagagaggcagaaataGTCACATGAGCATCCACTACCCTGTGCCAGGCCCCCAGCCTACCCCATGGATTCAACACAGCTACAGGAGACCTGTTGTGCCATGCCCGGGGTCACTGTGTCACCCTTGCCTATCTGCAGATGCCCTGCATGATCTGGCTCTTGTGATTTCCCATGCCACAGGCTGAGGACAAGGTGCCCACACAGTGCCCATCGGGCTGGCCATGACCGGAAGAGCTGGTGCTGTGGTCACCTTGCCCACCCTGCACTATGGGCACACGCACCATGCAAAGAGGACACAGGCGTACATGatggcagcccccagcacagcgACAGTGGTGTCCTCGGTCTGCAGCTCATCCTGCCGCACGCCCGGGAAGCAGACGGTGAGGTTCTGCCCCTTGTAGAGCACTGCGGGGAGGCAGAGGTGAGGCAGGGGCGTGCCCGGGCAGGGGATGCTGCCAGGGGCAGTGGGAGCACCCACCTCTCTCTGGGGGCCGGCTGGACAGTGCGGAGAAGGTGAGGTACATCACGTAGCAGCTGATGATGGAGGACTGCAGCAGCCCTGACCGTGGCTGCCCTGCAAGGGTAGGGGCAGAGGTGTAACCAGAgctcccagagtgccatggctgATTGATGGGCTCTGGCAGGCAatgggcagcctcctcccatTGCTCCCCTGCCCAACACACTGCACTGAGGCACAGGAGGGGCCAGTGGGACACCTGAGGAGCTGCATCTTCTCTAGGTGCTCAAATGGTGGTCCCGAACTGCAagcccacagcatccttccagccCCATGGCCAGCCATGCAATGCAGCAAGCTCCACTGAGCTGTGCCATGCCGTTCTGttccatgccatgccatgccatgccatgccatgtgGTACTCACGGAGCCGCACGCAGGGTGTGATGGAGATGAAGGACATGAGGCCGCAGAGGCTGCCATTGAGGGTGAGCAGCACCTTGTTgagaaggcaggcagctgggtggGTGTAGTACTTgtagaggaaggagaaggcagcCGAGGCGAGGGTGTAGAAGGTTgcagtggccagcagcacagccaggtacCACCGCTTGTCCTGCGCCGCTCCCGTCAGCCTGCCAGGAGAGTGGgtgagagctggcagcaggcaggtgcCCTCCCGGCACCCTGGCACTCACCAGTTCTTGTTCCAGGTGTGGGCAAAGGCTGTGATCAGCACCAGTTGGATAAGGATGAAGGCGAAGCCCCCACAGACACCGGTGTAGTGCCAGGCTAGGAGGAGAGGGCAGAGtggggctggcacagcaggtGTGTAGGAACCCAAGGTGCCAGATCAGGCAGGGTGAAGACCATACCTTGGATGAAGCCGTCCTCGGGGATGAAGAAACTGGCGGCACAgagccccaccagcagcagcagtttcaggaGCCAGAACCTGCCGGGCAGTGAACATCAGAGCGACAGGGCTCCTGGCACCTctggccctgccagcagccagcgcAGCCCCATGCCCCATGCCTGTACCTGTTGTGGAGCTGAGCACGGCAGTCGGTGCTAGAGCGCACAttgaagagcagagcagcctgtgccaggtgGAAGCAGGAGGTGCCAAAGCAGACCCGGTACACAGCTGAGGAGCCCACCATCTGCTCACAGTCCCTGCCCCCGGGCAGGTGTTCGCACAGCACCGCCGAAAAGGGCATCTGCAGGCAtagacaagtgacaggatgggtCTGCTGGTGTGCCCAGCATCCcttggcacccacagcacccagcacccttgAACTCCTGACACCTCTAGCATCCTTGGGACCCCCATCACACCAGGCAAGTCCTGCATCTTTGGTACCCCTGGCACCCCTTCTCCATTGGCACCTCTAGCACCCTTGACAGTTCCAGCAGCCCTGTTGCTCCCAGTATTCCCAGCATTTCCATACTCTTGACTCTTGGCACTTTTGGCACCCCTAATGTTTGTGGGACTCCTAAGTGCCCCTGAGATGCCTGGCACGCTGGCATTCCCAGCACTCATGGTattccccagcaccctcagtgtcCCTTGGATCGCCAGCAGTTGCAGTACCCCT
The DNA window shown above is from Indicator indicator isolate 239-I01 chromosome 16, UM_Iind_1.1, whole genome shotgun sequence and carries:
- the SERINC4 gene encoding LOW QUALITY PROTEIN: serine incorporator 4 (The sequence of the model RefSeq protein was modified relative to this genomic sequence to represent the inferred CDS: inserted 2 bases in 1 codon; substituted 1 base at 1 genomic stop codon) produces the protein MAGTRAHSHLLQSLLCQLCCGCGCSACRGLRVSTGTRILYTLLHVLASAVCCLMLSRTVAQAVREKMPFSAVLCEHLPGGRDCEQMVGSSAVYRVCFGTSCFHLAQAALLFNVRSSTDCRAQLHNRFWLLKLLLLVGLCAASFFIPEDGFIQAWHYTGVCGGFAFILIQLVLITAFAHTWNKNWLTGAAQDKRWYLAVLLATATFYTLASAAFSFLYKYYTHPAACLLNKVLLTLNGSLCGLMSFISITPCVRLRQPRSGLLQSSIISCYVMYLTFSALSSRPPERVLYKGQNLTVCFPGVRQDELQTEDTTVAVLGAAIMYACVLFACNEASYLAEIFGPLWMVKVYSFEFKKPSCCFCCPEKMEEELRGGCRADTGCLCPITEVQXAGGAGPTLLPXSAFPGTEPTREQVEEKDGGQCMVQDERDRVVYSYSAFHFVFFLASLYVMMTLTNWFSYENVVLETTFTHGSWSTFWVKMSSCWACVLLYLWLLLSPLCLRSSPQHHRSSSAVRVLRRRRASQRINVST